Proteins from a genomic interval of Salvelinus sp. IW2-2015 linkage group LG14, ASM291031v2, whole genome shotgun sequence:
- the LOC111973172 gene encoding atypical chemokine receptor 4-like, which translates to MRSAVPFHWMSLLDELPLPRHLYISHRKTLRSLISQKTERMEDEDYDYDNSSSNDSDYYDDYHSVCDKAEVRSFGRLFLPVVYALALVVGVAGNALVVVVYTSPRRLRTLTDVCILNLAVADLLLLLTLPFWAADAVHGWRIGVVACKLTSFLYATNFSCGMLLLTCISVDRYRALVHNAGGRAASGPRARRQWILVCAVVWATAVCLGLPDMLFSTVKPSSHRLACTAVYPLSMARPTKAALELLEVLLSFLLPFLVMVVSYCRVGLALVRVGANVCRERRRRALRVLLAVVAVFLLTQLPYNLVKLWRTLDVIYGLVTDCDLSKGLDRALQVTESLALTHCCFNPMLYAFIGSSFRGHVLRVAKRLGQRLGGRWCGGRHGNEERALEISLNTHAPARQTHSHSVSEDEDTSTFTI; encoded by the exons ATGAGGAGCGCAGTACCATTCCACTGGATGTCTCTTCTGGATGAATTACCACTGCCTCGACATCTCTACATCTCCCACAGGAAGACACTGAGG TCCCTTATTTCTCAGAAAACAGAGAGGATGGAGGACGAGGACTACGACTATGACAACTCCAGCTCCAACGACAGTGACTACTACGACGACTACCACTCGGTGTGCGACAAAGCGGAGGTGCGTTCTTTCGGCCGTCTCTTCCTGCCCGTAGTCTACGCCTTGGCTCTGGTGGTGGGCGTGGCAGGCAACGCTCTGGTCGTGGTGGTGTATACGTCGCCACGGCGACTGCGGACGCTGACAGACGTGTGTATCCTGAATCTTGCCGTGGCCGATTTACTCCTTCTCCTCACGCTGCCCTTCTGGGCAGCCGACGCCGTGCACGGCTGGCGGATCGGCGTGGTCGCCTGCAAGCTCACCTCCTTCCTCTATGCCACCAACTTCAGCTGCGGCATGCTGCTGCTAACCTGCATTAGCGTGGACCGCTACCGTGCACTGGTCCACAACGCTGGAGGCCGGGCCGCAAGTGGCCCGCGGGCCAGGAGACAGTGGATATTAGTGTGTGCCGTGGTGTGGGCCACGGCGGTTTGCCTGGGCCTGCCTGACATGCTGTTCTCCACGGTGAAGCCCTCGTCTCATCGTCTAGCTTGCACGGCCGTCTACCCCCTCAGCATGGCTCGGCCGACCAAGGCTGCCCTGGAGCTGTTGGAGGTGCTGCTGAGCTTCCTGCTGCCGTTCCTGGTCATGGTGGTGTCTTACTGCCGGGTGGGCCTGGCGCTGGTTAGGGTCGGAGCCAATGTGTGCAGGGAGAGGAGGCGGCGGGCCCTGCGGGTGCTGCTGGCTGTGGTGGCGGTGTTCCTGCTCACCCAGCTGCCCTACAACCTGGTGAAGCTGTGGCGGACGCTAGACGTCATCTACGGCCTGGTGACCGACTGTGACCTCAGTAAGGGTCTGGACCGGGCTCTCCAGGTGACGGAGAGCCTGGCGCTCACACACTGCTGCTTCAACCCAATGCTCTACGCCTTCATAGGCTCCTCTTTCAGAGGACATGTCCTCAGGGTCGCCAAGCGCCTCGGACAGCGCCTCGGGGGGAGGTGGTGCGGTGGTCGCCATGGCAATGAGGAGCGGGCGTTGGAGATCTCGCTAAATACACATGCCCCCGCcaggcaaacacactcacactctgtCTCGGAGGACGAGGACACCAGCACCTTCACCATTTAA
- the LOC111972601 gene encoding uncharacterized protein, protein MEAALWVFLTFLCLQGSLPQLTHGADCHGTSQGKNCVSGQTTGGKKEGLARLEPSAARKTQNQKQPQRGKLGAFSALGIRPLKDLTSDVPSDRQKRQLGRNSLLPGSFSAKGFPNTLIKVQTERARRHLGQSGTKKNKYKSRVGSFSLLRNNNPSASLQVTRVRRQVQNERKKVKPRGRPGAYSLMGKYAEPHTIPPPIKTSHESPSRIREHPHQ, encoded by the exons ATGGAGGCTGCTCTTTGGGTGTTCCTAACTTTTCTCTGTCTGCAGGGCAGCTTGCCCCAGCTCACACATGGTGCAGACTGTCATGGGACATCACAGGGGAAGAACTGTGTCAGCGGGCAGACCACCGGAGGAAAG AAAGAAGGGCTTGCGCGCCTAGAGCCATCTGCTGCAAGAAAGACCCAGAACCAGAAACAGCCACAG CGAGGAAAACTTGGGGCATTCTCTGCACTTGGT ATTAGGCCACTTAAGGACTTGACATCGGATGTGCCATcggacagacagaagagacagttGGGGAGGAACTCCCTGCTTCCTGGGTCCTTCTCAGCCAAGGGCTTCCCCAACACACTCATCAAAGTTCAG acagagcgGGCCAGGAGACACCTAGGCCAGTCGGGGACAAAGAAGAACAAGTATAAATCCAGAGTGggatccttctctctcctccgcaACAACAACCCCAGTGCCTCCCTACAG GTAACCAGAGTACGGAGGCAGGTGCAGAATGAGAGGAAGAAGGTGAAGCCAAGAGGACGACCCGGAGCATATTCCTTAATGGGAAAATACGCCGAACCCCACACAATCCCCCCTCCCAttaaaacttctcacgagtcaccatcccggatccgggagcaccctcatcagtaa